The Serratia rhizosphaerae genome has a segment encoding these proteins:
- the kdsC gene encoding 3-deoxy-manno-octulosonate-8-phosphatase KdsC, with protein sequence MSMVETCYGPVTQDVMARAGKIRLLICDVDGVLSDGLIYMGNNGEELKAFNVRDGYGIRCLKTSDIEVGIITGRSAKLLEDRAKTLGIRYLYQGQSDKLLAFRELLDTLSLSADQVAYIGDDLIDWPVMAQVGLAVAVADAHPLLTPRAHYVTRIAGGRGAVRELCDIILLAQNKLEDAKGLSI encoded by the coding sequence ATGAGTATGGTTGAAACCTGCTACGGGCCGGTAACGCAAGACGTCATGGCGCGTGCCGGGAAAATCCGTCTGCTGATCTGCGACGTCGACGGCGTCCTGTCGGACGGCCTGATTTATATGGGCAATAACGGCGAGGAACTGAAAGCATTCAACGTGCGCGACGGCTACGGCATCCGCTGCCTGAAGACCTCTGACATCGAGGTCGGCATCATTACCGGACGTTCTGCCAAACTCTTGGAAGACCGGGCAAAAACGCTGGGCATCCGCTACCTGTATCAGGGGCAGTCCGATAAGCTTTTGGCCTTCCGGGAACTGTTGGATACACTGTCGCTGTCGGCAGATCAGGTGGCCTATATCGGCGACGATCTGATCGACTGGCCGGTGATGGCACAGGTCGGCCTGGCCGTGGCGGTGGCGGACGCCCACCCGCTGCTGACGCCGCGCGCCCACTACGTCACCCGCATCGCCGGCGGACGCGGCGCGGTGCGTGAACTGTGCGACATTATTCTTTTGGCTCAGAACAAGCTGGAGGACGCCAAAGGGCTGTCGATATGA
- the ibaG gene encoding BolA family iron metabolism protein IbaG, which produces MENSEIKDVLMNALALEEVQVTGDGSHFQVIAVGELFGAMSRVKQQQAIYAPLMEYIADNRIHALSIKAYTPEEWKRDRKLNGF; this is translated from the coding sequence ATGGAAAATAGCGAAATTAAAGACGTGCTGATGAACGCATTGGCGCTGGAAGAAGTGCAGGTGACGGGCGACGGCAGCCACTTTCAGGTGATTGCGGTCGGTGAACTGTTTGGCGCCATGAGCCGCGTCAAACAGCAGCAGGCGATCTATGCGCCGCTGATGGAATACATTGCCGACAACCGCATTCATGCCCTGTCGATCAAGGCATACACCCCTGAAGAGTGGAAGCGGGATCGCAAACTCAACGGATTTTAA
- the mlaB gene encoding lipid asymmetry maintenance protein MlaB, which produces MAESLRFDDQPQTLVLHGDLDRETLLPLWRQRAELLKGKTAIDVAQLRRVDSSGLALLVHLRAEQLRNGVELKISGATDRLKTLIALYNLQEIMPVETQG; this is translated from the coding sequence ATGGCCGAGTCTCTGCGCTTTGACGACCAGCCGCAGACGCTGGTGTTGCACGGCGATCTGGACCGGGAAACGCTGCTGCCGCTGTGGCGGCAGCGCGCCGAGTTGCTGAAAGGCAAAACGGCGATTGACGTGGCGCAGCTGCGCCGCGTGGACTCTTCCGGCTTGGCGCTGCTGGTGCACCTGCGGGCCGAACAGCTGCGCAACGGCGTGGAATTGAAAATTTCCGGCGCCACCGACCGTCTGAAAACGCTGATCGCGCTGTACAATCTGCAGGAGATAATGCCTGTTGAGACGCAGGGTTAG
- the lptC gene encoding LPS export ABC transporter periplasmic protein LptC — protein sequence MSKTKRWITIILALIVLALIGWNMADYDDEPTAGPVNSADPTYQSQQTVTVVYNPAGKLNYKLVAESAKYYTAEELSWFTQPVMTLFDENAVATWSVRADRAKLTKDRMLYLYGHVEVNSLTTTSQLEKIKTDNAQVNLVTQDVSSDDEVTLYGANFNSNGMKMRGNLRNKTAELIDKVKTNYEIQTQKTTP from the coding sequence ATGAGCAAAACCAAACGCTGGATCACCATTATACTGGCGCTGATCGTTCTGGCCCTGATCGGCTGGAATATGGCGGATTACGATGACGAACCGACGGCCGGGCCGGTAAATTCGGCGGACCCGACTTACCAGAGTCAGCAAACGGTCACCGTCGTCTACAACCCGGCCGGTAAATTAAACTATAAGCTGGTGGCGGAAAGCGCCAAGTACTATACCGCCGAAGAGCTGAGCTGGTTTACCCAGCCGGTGATGACGCTGTTTGACGAAAACGCCGTCGCCACCTGGTCGGTGCGCGCCGACCGCGCCAAACTGACCAAAGACCGCATGCTGTATCTGTACGGTCACGTCGAGGTGAACAGCCTGACCACCACCTCACAGCTGGAAAAAATTAAAACGGACAACGCTCAGGTTAATCTGGTGACCCAGGATGTGTCCTCCGATGATGAAGTAACGCTTTACGGCGCGAATTTTAATTCTAACGGCATGAAAATGCGCGGGAACCTGCGGAACAAAACCGCTGAGCTGATTGATAAGGTTAAGACCAACTATGAAATTCAAACACAAAAAACCACTCCGTAG
- the lptB gene encoding LPS export ABC transporter ATP-binding protein translates to MATLIAENLAKAYKGRKVVEDVSLKVNSGEIVGLLGPNGAGKTTTFYMVVGIVQRDAGRIIIDDEDISILPLHARARRGIGYLPQEASIFRRLSVYDNLMAVLEIRDDLSSEQRADRANELMEEFHITHLRDSLGQALSGGERRRVEIARALAANPKFILLDEPFAGVDPISVIDIKKIIEHLRDSGLGVLITDHNVRETLDVCERAYIVSQGQLIAHGTPEAILSDEQVKRVYLGEEFRL, encoded by the coding sequence ATGGCAACACTCATCGCAGAAAATCTGGCGAAAGCCTACAAGGGCCGTAAAGTCGTCGAAGACGTCAGCCTGAAAGTGAACTCCGGCGAAATCGTCGGGTTGCTGGGGCCAAACGGCGCGGGTAAAACCACCACCTTCTACATGGTGGTCGGCATCGTACAGCGCGACGCCGGACGCATCATCATTGATGATGAAGACATCAGCATCCTGCCGCTGCACGCCCGTGCGCGCCGCGGCATCGGCTATCTGCCGCAGGAAGCCTCAATTTTCCGCCGTCTGAGCGTCTACGATAACCTGATGGCGGTGCTAGAAATCCGTGACGATCTGAGCAGCGAACAGCGTGCCGACCGGGCCAACGAACTGATGGAAGAGTTCCATATCACCCATCTGCGCGACAGCCTGGGCCAGGCGCTGTCCGGCGGTGAACGCCGCCGCGTCGAAATTGCCCGCGCGCTGGCCGCCAACCCGAAATTCATCCTGCTGGACGAACCCTTCGCCGGGGTTGACCCGATTTCCGTTATCGATATCAAAAAAATCATCGAGCATCTGCGCGACAGCGGCCTGGGCGTGCTGATCACCGACCATAACGTGCGTGAAACGCTGGACGTTTGTGAACGCGCCTATATCGTCAGCCAAGGCCAGCTGATCGCCCACGGCACGCCGGAAGCGATTCTGAGCGATGAGCAGGTGAAACGCGTTTATCTGGGCGAAGAATTCCGCCTGTAA
- the rpoN gene encoding RNA polymerase factor sigma-54, with amino-acid sequence MKQGLQLRLSQQLAMTPQLQQAIRLLQLSTLELQQEIQLALESNPLLEQTDPHDEIDAEESNDTEDLDTREALEQKEMPDELPLDATWDEIYTAGTPSGTGTDYRDDELPVYQGETTQTLQDYLMWQVDLTPFSDTDAAIATSIVDAVDDTGYLTVSLEDILESVGAEDVTLDEVEAVLKRVQHFDPIGVAARDLRDCLLVQLSQYAKETPFLAEARLIISEHLDLLANHDFRSLMRSTRLKEDTLKEAMLLIQSLDPRPGQSINTGESEYVIPDVLVRKVHNRWTVELNADSIPRLKINQHYAALGNSSRNEADGQFIRSNLQEAKWLIKSLESRNDTLLKVTRCIVEQQEAFFEQGEEFMKPMVLADIAQAVEMHESTISRVTTQKFLHSPRGIFELKYFFSSHVNTDSGGEASSTAIRALVKKLIAAENPAKPLSDSKLATLLADQGIMVARRTVAKYRESLSIPPSNQRKQLV; translated from the coding sequence ATGAAGCAAGGTTTGCAACTCAGGCTCAGCCAACAATTGGCGATGACTCCCCAGCTGCAGCAGGCGATCCGCCTGCTGCAGCTGTCTACGCTTGAGCTTCAGCAAGAGATCCAACTGGCGTTAGAAAGTAACCCGCTGCTTGAGCAAACCGACCCGCACGATGAGATCGACGCGGAAGAGAGCAACGACACCGAAGATCTGGATACCCGCGAAGCGCTGGAGCAAAAGGAGATGCCGGACGAGCTGCCGCTGGACGCCACCTGGGACGAGATCTATACCGCAGGCACGCCATCGGGCACCGGCACCGATTACCGCGACGATGAGCTGCCGGTCTATCAAGGGGAAACCACCCAGACGCTGCAGGACTACCTGATGTGGCAGGTGGATCTGACGCCGTTCTCCGATACCGACGCCGCCATCGCCACCTCAATCGTTGACGCCGTCGACGACACCGGCTATCTCACCGTCTCGCTGGAAGATATTCTGGAAAGCGTCGGCGCGGAAGACGTCACGCTTGATGAGGTGGAGGCGGTGCTCAAACGGGTGCAGCATTTCGACCCGATCGGCGTCGCGGCGCGCGACCTGCGCGACTGTCTGCTGGTTCAGCTGTCTCAATACGCCAAAGAAACGCCGTTCCTCGCCGAAGCCCGGCTGATCATCAGCGAACACCTGGATCTGCTGGCCAACCACGACTTTCGCAGCCTGATGCGATCAACCCGGCTAAAAGAAGATACACTGAAAGAAGCGATGCTGCTGATTCAGTCGCTCGACCCGCGCCCGGGGCAGTCGATCAATACCGGCGAGTCGGAATATGTCATTCCCGACGTGCTGGTACGCAAGGTGCACAACCGCTGGACTGTCGAGCTGAATGCCGACAGCATTCCGCGTCTGAAGATCAACCAACACTACGCCGCACTGGGCAACAGCTCGCGTAATGAAGCCGACGGCCAGTTTATCCGCAGTAACCTGCAGGAAGCGAAATGGCTGATCAAAAGCCTGGAAAGCCGTAACGATACGCTGCTGAAGGTGACGCGCTGTATTGTCGAGCAGCAGGAGGCGTTCTTTGAACAAGGCGAGGAGTTTATGAAGCCCATGGTGCTGGCGGATATCGCCCAGGCCGTGGAGATGCATGAATCGACGATTTCACGCGTGACCACGCAGAAGTTCCTGCACAGCCCGCGCGGCATCTTCGAACTGAAATATTTCTTCTCCAGCCACGTCAACACCGACAGCGGCGGCGAGGCTTCCTCCACGGCGATCCGCGCGCTGGTGAAGAAATTGATCGCGGCGGAAAACCCCGCCAAACCGCTTAGCGACAGTAAACTGGCCACCCTGCTTGCCGATCAGGGCATCATGGTGGCGCGGCGCACCGTCGCCAAGTACCGAGAGTCTTTGTCCATCCCGCCGTCGAACCAACGTAAACAGTTGGTTTGA
- the mlaF gene encoding phospholipid ABC transporter ATP-binding protein MlaF — protein sequence MHQQADNLVEVRGMTFSRGDRLIFEDINLTVPRGKVTAIMGPSGIGKTTLLRLIGGQLAPDSGDIWFDGDNIPALSRHKLYDARKKMSMLFQSGALFTDLTVFENVAFPLREHSQLPEALIRTTVLMKLEAVGLRGAADLMPNELSGGMARRAALARAIALDPQLIMFDEPFVGQDPITMGVLVKLIDELNHALGITCIVVSHDVPEVLSIADYAYIVAEHRVIAEGTTPQLQNNPDARVRQFLDGIADGPVPFRYPAGDYQAELLG from the coding sequence ATGCACCAGCAGGCAGATAATCTGGTCGAAGTGCGCGGCATGACGTTCTCCCGCGGCGATCGGCTGATATTTGAAGACATCAACCTGACGGTTCCCCGTGGCAAAGTGACGGCGATAATGGGGCCGTCCGGCATCGGCAAGACCACCTTGCTGCGCCTGATCGGCGGGCAACTGGCGCCGGATAGCGGTGACATCTGGTTCGACGGGGACAATATTCCCGCGTTGTCGCGGCATAAGCTGTACGACGCGCGCAAGAAGATGAGCATGCTGTTCCAGTCTGGGGCGCTGTTCACCGATTTAACCGTATTTGAGAACGTGGCTTTCCCGCTGCGCGAACACAGCCAACTGCCGGAGGCGCTGATTCGCACCACGGTGCTGATGAAGCTTGAGGCGGTGGGGCTGCGCGGCGCGGCGGATCTGATGCCGAACGAGCTGTCCGGCGGCATGGCGCGGCGTGCGGCGCTGGCGCGGGCCATTGCGCTCGACCCGCAGCTGATCATGTTTGATGAGCCGTTTGTCGGGCAGGACCCGATCACCATGGGCGTGTTGGTGAAGTTGATTGATGAACTGAACCATGCGTTGGGGATCACCTGTATCGTGGTGTCGCACGATGTGCCGGAAGTGCTGAGCATTGCCGACTACGCTTATATCGTGGCGGAGCACCGTGTGATTGCCGAAGGCACCACGCCGCAGTTACAAAACAATCCTGATGCACGCGTGCGCCAGTTCCTGGATGGTATTGCCGACGGGCCGGTGCCGTTTCGTTATCCGGCCGGTGATTACCAGGCCGAATTGTTAGGCTAA
- a CDS encoding calcium/sodium antiporter, with product MFLAIALFIVGLFLLVYGADRLVYGAAVIARSLSVPPLIIGMTIVSIGTSLPELFVSVTAALNGQSDMAVGNVLGANITNILLILGVAAIVHPLAARSEVLRRELPLMLAVTVLCGLVLMNNQLSRLDGVLLLAAAAGFIALMLKIARLAQREGCDSLTTEQMAELPQNGSTTVATLWLVLAFIILPLASRMVVDNATVIAHYFGMSELAVGLTVIAVGTSLPELATSIAGALKGEDDMAIGNIIGSNIFNMAIVLGVPALLSPSRLDPAAFQRDYWVMLAASLALSALCIGRKHRIGHLAGALLLCGFIAYLALLFFNPFATFG from the coding sequence ATGTTTCTCGCAATCGCATTATTTATCGTTGGCCTGTTTTTACTGGTATATGGCGCAGACCGGCTGGTTTACGGCGCGGCGGTGATCGCCCGCTCGCTGAGCGTGCCGCCACTGATTATCGGCATGACGATCGTCAGCATCGGCACCTCGCTGCCGGAGCTGTTCGTCTCCGTCACCGCGGCGCTGAATGGCCAGAGTGACATGGCGGTCGGCAATGTCCTCGGCGCCAATATTACCAATATCCTGTTGATTTTAGGGGTTGCCGCAATCGTTCATCCGCTGGCGGCCCGATCGGAGGTGCTGCGGCGCGAACTGCCACTGATGTTGGCGGTCACAGTATTATGCGGTTTGGTATTGATGAACAACCAACTCAGCCGGCTGGACGGCGTGCTGCTGTTAGCCGCCGCCGCCGGATTTATCGCTCTGATGCTGAAGATAGCGCGGCTGGCCCAGCGCGAAGGCTGCGACAGCCTGACCACGGAACAGATGGCCGAACTGCCGCAAAACGGCAGTACCACCGTCGCCACGCTGTGGCTGGTGCTGGCGTTCATTATCCTGCCGCTCGCCTCACGGATGGTGGTCGATAACGCCACGGTGATCGCCCACTATTTCGGCATGAGCGAGCTGGCGGTCGGCCTGACGGTGATCGCCGTCGGCACCAGCCTGCCCGAACTTGCCACGTCGATAGCCGGCGCGCTGAAAGGCGAAGACGACATGGCGATCGGCAATATTATCGGCTCGAATATTTTCAATATGGCGATCGTGCTCGGCGTGCCCGCCCTGCTGTCGCCCAGCCGACTCGACCCGGCCGCCTTCCAGCGCGACTACTGGGTGATGCTGGCGGCCAGCCTGGCGCTCAGCGCGCTGTGCATCGGGCGCAAACATCGCATCGGCCATCTGGCGGGCGCTCTGTTATTATGTGGTTTTATTGCGTATCTTGCGCTGCTGTTTTTCAACCCATTCGCTACCTTTGGCTAA
- the hpf gene encoding ribosome hibernation promoting factor, with amino-acid sequence MQLNITGHHIDITEPLREFVNTKFAKLEQYFDRINQVYVVLTVEKVQQIAEATVHVNGGELHATSEKEDMYAAIDCLIDKLARQLNKHKDKLKQH; translated from the coding sequence ATGCAGCTCAACATTACCGGACACCACATCGACATCACCGAGCCGTTACGTGAGTTCGTGAATACCAAGTTCGCCAAGCTAGAACAGTATTTCGACCGCATTAATCAGGTTTATGTCGTGCTCACCGTGGAAAAAGTGCAGCAGATTGCGGAAGCAACGGTGCACGTGAATGGAGGCGAGTTGCACGCCACCTCGGAAAAAGAAGATATGTATGCTGCAATTGACTGCCTGATTGATAAACTGGCGCGGCAATTGAACAAACATAAAGACAAATTGAAGCAACACTGA
- the mlaD gene encoding outer membrane lipid asymmetry maintenance protein MlaD: protein MQTKKSEIWVGVFMLIALAAIVFICLQVANVKSIGNEPTYRIYATFDNIGGLKARSPVKIGGVVIGRVADIELDPKTYSPRVALDIQDKYNQIPDTSSLAIRTSGLLGEQFLALNVGFEDPEMGTAILKDGGTIQDTKSAMVLEDLIGQFLYKSGGQDEAKPDAAAAAPAAAPSH, encoded by the coding sequence ATGCAAACGAAGAAGAGTGAAATCTGGGTTGGGGTATTTATGCTGATTGCGCTGGCCGCGATCGTCTTTATCTGCCTGCAGGTGGCCAATGTGAAATCTATCGGCAACGAGCCGACCTACCGTATCTACGCCACTTTCGATAACATTGGTGGCCTGAAGGCGCGTTCGCCGGTGAAGATTGGCGGGGTGGTGATTGGCCGCGTGGCGGATATCGAACTGGATCCGAAAACGTATTCGCCGCGCGTCGCGCTGGATATTCAGGATAAATACAATCAGATCCCGGATACCAGTTCTCTGGCGATCCGTACTTCCGGCCTGTTGGGGGAACAATTTCTTGCCCTGAACGTCGGTTTTGAAGACCCGGAAATGGGGACTGCCATTCTCAAGGATGGCGGTACCATTCAGGACACGAAATCAGCAATGGTGCTGGAAGATCTGATCGGCCAGTTCCTGTATAAAAGCGGCGGTCAGGATGAAGCCAAGCCGGATGCTGCGGCCGCAGCGCCGGCAGCCGCCCCGAGTCATTAA
- the lptA gene encoding lipopolysaccharide ABC transporter substrate-binding protein LptA, with the protein MKFKHKKPLRSLLIGSLVLAASAPAMALKSDANQPVSIDSLNQSLDMQSNVSTFTGNVVIKQGTIEIKADKVVVTRPGGDQNKTYIEAFGKPVTFYQMQDNGKPVKGHSLKVRYDVAPQLVTLTGDAYLEQLDSNVKGERITYLVQQQQMQAYGDKGKRVKTVLVPSQLQDKNGQKSN; encoded by the coding sequence ATGAAATTCAAACACAAAAAACCACTCCGTAGTCTGTTGATCGGCAGCTTGGTTTTGGCCGCCAGCGCCCCCGCCATGGCGCTGAAATCCGATGCCAATCAGCCAGTGAGCATCGACTCGCTGAACCAGTCTCTGGATATGCAGAGCAACGTCAGCACCTTTACCGGCAACGTGGTGATCAAGCAAGGCACCATCGAGATTAAGGCCGACAAAGTAGTGGTTACCCGTCCGGGCGGCGATCAGAACAAAACCTATATCGAAGCCTTCGGTAAGCCGGTAACCTTCTACCAGATGCAGGACAACGGCAAACCGGTAAAAGGACACTCGCTGAAAGTGCGCTATGACGTGGCGCCGCAGCTGGTCACCCTGACCGGCGACGCCTATCTGGAGCAGCTCGACAGCAACGTGAAAGGCGAGCGCATCACCTATCTGGTGCAGCAGCAGCAAATGCAGGCATACGGCGACAAGGGCAAACGCGTGAAGACCGTGCTGGTGCCGTCGCAGTTGCAGGATAAAAACGGTCAGAAGAGTAACTAA
- the mlaC gene encoding phospholipid-binding protein MlaC gives MFKRLLMVALLVVAPLASAADQTNPYSMMQEAAEKTFTRLKTEQPKIKQDPNSLRSIVHEELMPYVQVKYAGALVLGRYYKEATPAQREAYFTAFQAYLEQAYGQALALYHGQTYQIAPQQPLGDANIVAIRVTIIDTNGRPPVRLDFQWRKNSKTGHWQAYDMIAEGVSMITTKQNEWASTLRTKGIDGLTQQLQAAAKQPITLDQKK, from the coding sequence ATGTTTAAACGTTTATTGATGGTTGCCCTGTTGGTGGTTGCACCGCTGGCGAGCGCGGCGGACCAGACCAACCCATACAGCATGATGCAAGAGGCGGCGGAGAAGACTTTCACCCGTCTGAAAACCGAGCAGCCGAAAATCAAGCAGGATCCGAACTCTCTGCGTTCTATCGTGCACGAAGAGCTGATGCCGTACGTTCAGGTAAAATACGCCGGTGCGCTGGTGCTGGGCCGCTATTACAAGGAAGCGACGCCGGCGCAGCGTGAAGCCTACTTCACCGCGTTCCAGGCTTATCTGGAGCAGGCGTACGGCCAGGCGCTGGCGCTGTATCACGGCCAGACCTACCAGATTGCGCCGCAGCAGCCGCTGGGGGACGCCAACATCGTGGCGATTCGCGTCACCATTATCGATACCAATGGCCGTCCGCCGGTGCGCCTCGATTTCCAATGGCGTAAAAACAGCAAAACCGGCCATTGGCAGGCGTATGACATGATCGCCGAAGGCGTCAGCATGATCACCACCAAGCAGAATGAGTGGGCGTCAACGCTGCGTACCAAAGGCATCGACGGTCTGACCCAGCAGCTGCAGGCGGCGGCTAAACAGCCGATTACGCTGGATCAGAAAAAGTAA
- the mlaE gene encoding lipid asymmetry maintenance ABC transporter permease subunit MlaE gives MLLQALASLGRRSINISTAFGRAGLMLWGALIGRPEPRRQWPLLIKQLHSVGVQSLLIIMVSGLFIGMVLGLQGYLVLTTYSAEASLGMMVALSLLRELGPVVTALLFAGRAGSALTAEIGLMKATEQISSLEMMAVDPLRRIVAPRFWAGMISMPLLTLIFVAVGIWGGSMVGVDWKGIDSGFFWSAMQGAVEWRQDLLNCVIKSVVFAITVTWIAIFNGYDAVPTSEGISRATTRTVVHSSLAVLGLDFVLTALMFGN, from the coding sequence ATGTTATTACAGGCGTTAGCGTCTCTTGGACGCCGTAGCATCAATATCAGCACCGCCTTCGGGCGCGCCGGTCTGATGCTATGGGGCGCGCTGATCGGGCGGCCTGAACCGCGCAGGCAATGGCCGCTGCTGATCAAACAACTGCACAGCGTCGGCGTACAGTCGCTGTTGATTATCATGGTTTCCGGGCTGTTTATCGGCATGGTGCTGGGGCTGCAGGGCTATCTGGTGCTGACCACCTACAGCGCTGAAGCGAGCCTGGGCATGATGGTGGCGCTGTCGCTGCTGCGTGAACTGGGGCCGGTGGTGACCGCGCTGCTGTTCGCCGGACGGGCTGGCTCCGCACTGACGGCGGAAATCGGTCTGATGAAAGCGACTGAACAGATCTCCAGTCTGGAAATGATGGCGGTCGATCCGCTGCGGCGTATCGTGGCGCCACGTTTCTGGGCCGGAATGATCAGCATGCCGCTGCTGACCCTGATTTTTGTCGCCGTCGGCATCTGGGGCGGTTCTATGGTGGGTGTGGATTGGAAAGGCATCGACAGCGGCTTCTTCTGGTCGGCGATGCAGGGCGCCGTCGAATGGCGTCAGGACCTGCTGAACTGCGTGATCAAGAGCGTGGTATTCGCGATAACCGTGACCTGGATTGCTATCTTTAACGGTTATGATGCGGTGCCGACCTCTGAAGGGATTAGCCGGGCAACGACCAGAACGGTGGTACATTCGTCTTTGGCGGTGTTGGGATTGGATTTTGTGCTGACAGCACTGATGTTTGGGAATTGA
- the kdsD gene encoding arabinose-5-phosphate isomerase KdsD, which translates to MSNIELQPGFDFQQAGKEVLQIERDGLAQLDSYINDDFTRACEKIAACSGKVVVMGMGKSGHIGCKIAATFASTGTPSFFVHPAEASHGDLGMVTPQDIVLAISNSGESSEIQALIPVLKRQQIPLICMTNNPESSMGKAADIHLCIKVPQEACPLGLAPTTSTTATLVMGDALAVALLKARGFTPEDFALSHPGGALGRRLLLRVSDIMHGGDEIPHVGTDATLRDALLEITRKNLGMTVICDDQMNIAGIFTDGDLRRIFDLGIDLNNAKIADVMTRGGVRVRPHTLAVDALNLMQQRHITALLVADGDRLLGVVHMHDMLRAGVV; encoded by the coding sequence ATGTCGAATATTGAGTTGCAACCTGGCTTTGATTTTCAACAGGCCGGTAAAGAAGTGCTCCAGATCGAACGCGACGGGCTGGCCCAGCTCGACAGCTACATCAATGACGACTTTACCCGCGCCTGCGAAAAAATCGCCGCCTGCAGCGGTAAAGTGGTGGTGATGGGAATGGGCAAATCCGGCCATATCGGCTGTAAGATTGCCGCTACCTTCGCCAGCACCGGCACCCCTTCATTCTTCGTGCATCCAGCAGAAGCCAGCCATGGCGATCTCGGCATGGTCACGCCGCAGGACATCGTACTCGCCATTTCCAACTCCGGCGAATCCAGTGAAATTCAGGCGCTGATCCCGGTGCTGAAGCGCCAGCAGATTCCGCTGATCTGCATGACCAACAACCCGGAAAGCTCGATGGGCAAGGCGGCGGATATCCACCTGTGCATTAAAGTGCCGCAGGAAGCCTGCCCGCTGGGCCTGGCGCCGACCACCAGCACCACGGCCACTCTGGTGATGGGCGATGCGCTGGCGGTGGCGCTGCTGAAGGCGCGCGGCTTTACGCCGGAAGATTTCGCGCTGTCACACCCGGGCGGCGCGCTGGGGCGTCGCCTGCTGCTGCGCGTCAGCGATATTATGCACGGCGGCGACGAGATTCCGCACGTCGGCACCGACGCCACGTTGCGCGACGCCCTGCTGGAAATCACCCGCAAAAACCTGGGGATGACGGTCATCTGCGATGATCAGATGAACATCGCCGGCATTTTCACCGACGGCGACCTGCGCCGCATCTTCGATCTGGGTATCGATCTGAACAACGCCAAAATCGCCGATGTCATGACGCGCGGCGGCGTGCGCGTGCGGCCGCATACGCTGGCGGTAGACGCGTTGAACCTGATGCAGCAGCGCCATATCACCGCGCTGCTGGTTGCCGATGGCGACCGACTGCTGGGTGTGGTACATATGCATGACATGCTGCGCGCCGGCGTTGTATAA